The proteins below are encoded in one region of Legionella antarctica:
- a CDS encoding MAPEG family protein, translating into MTTLLACLLIAIILPYLVKLPVGYAMQKAKGGYDNNHPREQQATLTGFGARAVAAHQNCFESLAVFSTAVLTALVTHHVSLSIQTLAVIYIISRFIYVFLYLINLAALRSIIWFIGVICCLSIMFLCLS; encoded by the coding sequence ATGACTACTTTGTTGGCGTGTTTGCTTATTGCAATTATCTTACCTTACCTGGTTAAACTGCCTGTAGGGTACGCAATGCAGAAAGCAAAAGGAGGTTATGACAATAACCATCCACGTGAACAACAAGCCACTTTGACCGGATTTGGCGCTCGGGCAGTTGCTGCTCATCAAAATTGTTTTGAATCGCTGGCTGTATTTTCTACTGCAGTGTTGACTGCTTTGGTAACGCACCATGTTTCTCTATCCATCCAGACTCTGGCTGTTATTTATATTATTTCACGTTTTATTTATGTTTTTTTATATTTAATAAACCTGGCTGCGTTAAGATCAATTATTTGGTTTATTGGGGTTATCTGTTGTCTTTCAATTATGTTTTTATGTCTTTCCTAG
- a CDS encoding GTP cyclohydrolase II, producing MTPDDLKKKSKGHIILSSHPAGHTAAPLKIKWGEANPKERGPVLASLTNIKNRNAIGTHSGSYSVYRALAVAAGVLDPEHVPDLTNTTPPIALGPHKQWSESGKIVSLDPWGHLVAEVFQDEINQGYDIRPTIAVTRAHINIPELHTAMQKGRLKPDGKILSESGDVVVTKAAIEPVWYLPGIAERFEVSESLLRRTLFEQTGGMFPELVTRSDLDVFLPPIGGLTAYFFGDITTIHDPKIELTCRIHDECNGSDVFGSDICTCRPYLAHGIELCIESAQRGGAGLIVYNRKEGRALGEVTKFLVYNARKRQQGGDTAAKYFERTECVAGVQDMRFQELMSDVLHWLGISKIHRFVSMSNMKFESLQKSGIDVGERVKIPDELIPQDAKVEMDAKRAAGYYSPDGILDINELAQPKGRGLHE from the coding sequence ATGACACCAGATGATCTAAAGAAAAAATCCAAAGGACACATTATTTTATCCTCCCACCCTGCCGGCCATACAGCCGCACCTTTAAAAATTAAATGGGGGGAAGCCAATCCTAAAGAACGTGGACCAGTTTTAGCGTCTCTTACTAATATTAAAAACCGTAATGCGATAGGTACTCATTCTGGTTCATACTCTGTTTATCGCGCTCTTGCAGTGGCTGCAGGAGTTCTTGATCCCGAACACGTACCTGATTTAACGAACACTACTCCACCAATAGCATTAGGCCCTCACAAACAATGGAGTGAATCAGGTAAGATAGTTTCCCTTGATCCCTGGGGACATCTTGTAGCGGAGGTGTTCCAGGATGAAATAAATCAAGGGTATGATATTAGACCTACTATAGCCGTTACCAGGGCTCATATTAATATTCCTGAATTACATACCGCGATGCAGAAGGGACGATTAAAACCCGATGGTAAAATTCTGAGTGAGTCTGGAGATGTAGTAGTAACCAAAGCAGCAATAGAGCCGGTATGGTATTTACCAGGTATTGCAGAACGATTTGAAGTTTCAGAGTCCTTATTAAGACGAACATTGTTTGAACAAACCGGTGGTATGTTCCCCGAATTAGTCACCCGCAGCGATTTGGACGTTTTTTTACCCCCTATAGGCGGATTAACTGCTTATTTTTTTGGTGATATAACCACCATTCACGACCCCAAAATCGAATTAACGTGCCGAATTCATGATGAATGCAACGGGTCAGATGTTTTTGGTTCTGATATCTGTACTTGCAGGCCTTATCTCGCCCACGGAATTGAACTGTGTATCGAATCAGCGCAGAGAGGCGGGGCTGGCCTGATTGTATATAATCGTAAAGAAGGAAGAGCCTTAGGCGAGGTCACTAAATTCCTGGTTTATAATGCGCGTAAAAGACAACAAGGCGGCGATACTGCTGCGAAATATTTTGAAAGAACGGAGTGTGTTGCTGGAGTTCAGGACATGCGCTTTCAAGAATTAATGTCTGATGTACTCCACTGGCTGGGAATTTCCAAAATTCATCGATTTGTTTCCATGTCTAATATGAAATTTGAATCCTTACAGAAGTCAGGAATCGATGTAGGAGAACGAGTCAAAATTCCGGATGAACTAATTCCTCAAGATGCCAAGGTGGAGATGGATGCCAAACGCGCAGCAGGTTACTATTCCCCTGATGGCATCCTGGACATTAACGAGTTGGCTCAACCCAAAGGACGGGGTCTTCATGAATAA
- a CDS encoding glutathione S-transferase, with protein MDYPILYTFRRCPYAIRARMALTYARIEVNQHEVDLKNKPPELLAASSKGTVPVLLFEDGRVIEQSMDIVIWALSQFDPDGWLSTEFKDKGNELIYLNDITFKPLLDHYKYPQKSEKKDPFYYREKAKTYLEQLNLLLKNNGYLLANRISFADIALVPFIRQFYMVDKQWFEDSEYRHLQAWLHTFLNSELFLGVMHKRV; from the coding sequence ATGGATTATCCAATACTGTATACGTTCAGGCGATGTCCGTATGCCATCAGAGCCAGAATGGCATTAACCTATGCCAGGATTGAGGTGAATCAGCACGAGGTTGACCTTAAAAATAAGCCTCCGGAATTACTTGCAGCATCGTCTAAAGGTACTGTACCAGTCCTATTGTTTGAGGATGGTCGTGTCATTGAACAAAGCATGGATATTGTCATTTGGGCATTAAGTCAATTTGATCCTGACGGTTGGTTGAGTACAGAATTTAAAGATAAGGGTAATGAATTAATTTACTTAAATGACATCACGTTTAAACCCCTTCTGGATCATTATAAGTACCCACAAAAATCAGAGAAAAAAGATCCCTTTTACTACAGAGAAAAAGCCAAAACATACCTTGAACAATTAAATTTATTGTTGAAGAATAACGGTTACTTACTCGCTAACCGTATCAGTTTTGCTGACATCGCACTTGTTCCGTTCATCAGACAGTTTTACATGGTGGATAAGCAATGGTTTGAGGACAGTGAATATAGACACCTTCAGGCTTGGTTGCACACTTTTTTAAATTCAGAGCTGTTTCTTGGTGTGATGCATAAAAGGGTGTAA